A portion of the Clupea harengus chromosome 18, Ch_v2.0.2, whole genome shotgun sequence genome contains these proteins:
- the spata6l gene encoding spermatogenesis associated 6-like protein, which translates to MTQKAMKVVVELNLRAVSCPGVHLQAKDDIYLSVCLMNQYRQSECLPAVFPLLFREKIRFEKVFWHATDPGALAEILECEIAKVELIQLTPPVGESLASFVEDVRSFLFPEPKLVPPVGGVDRAVLMSRGPTFMGICPRLEFNTRTVISECSPSPEAAYDAIPLRVLTQKRRRKPEHRGSSSPDRLSSSVPWRRGRERASAGSTRARSLSPYNSALLDGHSSSSTHRLAELPLGTRSPASSLTESVPESWCQHGSESWRGSGQSSASLFSSRTSRARSPSPSLRSPQKPGRQTSVIRRSRSSGWALDEDSCSSDMEDLLDYGADEDLSQSGTGRGGSPSPAAERPHVNGSLLCSQNVWEDVQTRLRSLLTSPKAMDRLANGATDSEVDEVLARRSISPHSGPA; encoded by the exons ATGACTCAGAAGGCCATGAAAGTAGTAGTGGAACTTAACCTCAGAGCG GTGAGCTGTCCTGGGGTGCACCTGCAGGCTAAAGATGATATCTACCTGAGCGTGTGCCTTATGAATCAGTACAGGCAGTCCGAGTGCCTACCTGCCGTGTTCCCCTTACTGTTTCGGGAGAAGATAAGGTTTGAAAAA GTGTTCTGGCATGCCACAGACCCCGGAGCTCTGGCTGAGATTCTGGAGT GTGAGATAGCAAAGGTTGAGCTGATCCAGCTGACGCCCCCAG tgggTGAGTCTCTGGCCAGTTTCGTGGAGGATGTCCGCAGCTTCCTGTTCCCCGAGCCCAAACTGGTTCCGCCAGTGGGGGGAGTGGACCGGGCCGTGCTCATGAGCAGAGGGCCCACCTTCATG GGGATTTGTCCCCGGCTGGAGTTTAACACCAGGACGGTCATCAGCGAATGCTCTCCCAGCCCAGAAGCTGCCTACGACGCCATCCCTCTG CGGGTACTGACGCAGAAGCGCAGGAGGAAGCCTGAGCATCGAGGCAGCTCTTCGCCTGATAGGCTGAGCTCCAGCGTCCCCTGGAGACGTGGCAGGGAGCGGGCATCTGCAGGGTCCACGCGGGCTCGCTCTCTGTCCCCCTACAACTCCGCCCTGCTGGAcgggcacagcagcagcagcacacacaggctggcagAGCTGCCACTGGGCACTCGGAGCCCCGCATCCAGCCTCACAGAGTCTGTGCCAGAGAGTTGGTGTCAGCAC GGATCTGAGTCCTGGCGAGGTAGTGGTCAGTCTTCAGCTTCTCTGTTTTCATCCCGCACCAGCAGAGCCAGAAGCCCCTCGCCATCTCTGAGGTCACCGCAGAAACCTG GGAGACAGACTTCAGTTATAAGGAGAAGCCGCTCTAGTGGCTGG GCACTTGATGAGGACTCCTGCTCCTCGGATATGGAGGATCTCCTTGACTACGGGGCTGATGAGGACCTTAGCCAATCAGGGACGGGAAGGGGCGGTTCCCCCAGCCCAGCAGCAGAGAGGCCGCACGTtaacgg gtctctgctctgctctcagaACGTGTGGGAGGACGTCCAGACTCGCCTGcgctctctcctcacctcccctaAAGCCATGGACAGACTGGCTAac GGTGCTACGGACTCTGAGGTGGATGAAGTGTTAGCCAGGAGGTCAATCTCCCCCCACAGTGGCCCTGCTTAG
- the slc1a1 gene encoding excitatory amino acid transporter 3 produces MDVLGKRERRRCHVKSFLKRNWLLIATVASVILGIGLGVLVREHTSLSNLHKQYFGFPGEVLMRMLKLVILPLIVSSMITGVAALDSEVSGRIGLRAVFYYFTTTIIAVVLGILLVTTIKPGVSQDADHIDRAGITPNVTTVDTLLDLVRNMFPENIVQACFQQYKTQRKELTPPQAPPATTTFPSLPTIMATVAQNLTQIDYKIEGGYTNGINVLGLIVFCVVFGLVIGKMGERGRILLEFFDALNEATMRLVQIIMCYMPVGILFLIAAKIIEVDNWEIFRKMGLYMVTVLSGLAIHSMVFLPLIYFVFVRKNPYTFALGMAQALVTALMIASSSATLPITFRCAEENNRIDKRITRFVLPVGATINMDGTALYEAVAAIFIAQLNNMQLDVGQIVTISITATVASIGAAGVPNAGLVTMVIVLTAVGLPASDVTLIVAVDWLIDRFRTMINVLGDAYGAGIVEKLSRRELERMDVTSDVDVANPFALETTLDDEECEKKSYVNGGFTVDKSDAISFTETSQF; encoded by the exons ATGGACGTCCTGGGGAAAAGAGAGCGGAGGCGCTGCCATGTCAAGAGCTTCCTGAAGAGGAATTGGCTTCTCATCGCCACTGTCGCCTCGGTCATTCTGG gCATCGGGCTGGGGGTGTTGGTTAGGGAGCACACCTCTCTGTCCAACCTCCACAAGCAGTACTTTGGCTTCCCTGGAGAAGTGTTGATGCGTATGCTAAAACTGGTCATCCTACCACTAATCGTCTCCAGCATGATCACAG gtgtgGCGGCGCTAGACTCAGAGGTGTCTGGGAGGATCGGGCTCCGTGCTGTGTTCTACTacttcaccaccaccatcattgCTGTGGTCCTGg GCATCCTGCTGGTGACGACCATCAAGCCGGGGGTCTCCCAGGACGCCGACCACATCGACAGGGCAGGAATTACGCCCAACGTCACCACAGTGGACACCCTGCTTGACCTCGTCAG GAACATGTTTCCAGAGAATATAGTCCAGGCCTGTTTCCAGCAG TACAAGACGCAGCGGAAAGAGCTCACCCCTCCTCAAGCTCCTCCAGCCACCACCACCTTTCCCTCCTTACCCACCATCATGGCAACAGTCGCTCAG AACCTGACCCAGATTGACTATAAGATTGAGGGGGGGTACACCAATGGGATCAACGTGCTGGGTCTGATCGTGTTCTGCGTGGTGTTCGGGCTGGTCATTGggaagatgggggagagagggcgCATCCTCCTGGAGTTCTTCGATGCCCTGAATGAAGCCACCATGAGACTGGTCCAGATTATCATGTG CTACATGCCAGTGGGAATTCTGTTCCTCATTGCAGCCAAGATTATAGAGGTGGATAACTGGGAGATCTTCCGGAAGATGGGCTTGTATATGGTCACAGTGCTCAGCGG GCTTGCCATCCACTCGATGGTGTTCCTGCCACTCatctactttgtgtttgtgaggaagAACCCGTACACGTTTGCCCTGGGGATGGCCCAGGCGCTGGTCACTGCCCTCATGATCGCCTCCAG TTCTGCCACTCTGCCCATCACCTTCCGCTGTGCTGAGGAGAATAACCGCATCGACAAGCGCATCACACGCTTCGTGCTGCCGGTGGGGGCCACCATCAACATGGACGGCACAGCACTCTATGAGGCAGTGGCCGCCATCTTCATCGCCCAACTCAACAACATGCAGCTGGACGTGGGACAGATTGTCACCATCAG TATAACAGCGACAGTGGCCAGCATCGGAGCTGCAGGTGTCCCTAATGCTGGTCTTGTTACCATGGTGATTGTGCTGACTGCCGTGGGCCTGCCTGCCAGTGATGTCACTCTCATCGTtgctgttgattggctgat AGACCGTTTCCGGACCATGATCAACGTGCTGGGAGACGCGTACGGCGCGGGCATCGTGGAGAAGCTGTCTCGGCGGGAGCTGGAGCGCATGGACGTGACCTCCGATGTGGACGTGGCTAACCCCTTCGCCCTGGAGACCACGCTTGACGACGAGGAGTGCGAGAAGAAGTCGTACGTCAACGGCGGCTTCACGGTCGACAAGAGCGACGCCATCTCCTTCACTGAGACCTCGCAGTTCTAG
- the LOC105912793 gene encoding C-type mannose receptor 2 isoform X3 produces the protein MTLLLITTLLFSGLCSLSSCVPRQFHVVKEDKNWTEAQRYCKEEFTDLATIDNMREMKMLISTMNEAGAAYIWIGLKQRSSPKWQWSLADRDFYREDEAEFRKWNSDPPQGMDKNCSVMRTENGKWDSRKCGDTKPFICYDDKLVLVRENKTWIEAMKYCRQHHVDLVSVTSERIQRWVKERAKGASSTHVWMGLQHSCYMGFWFWDNAETVCYSNWAPEGETEPDCTDGLEHQSARVGAVKSGGDGEGEWVMLPQTEKLNFICTTEAQ, from the exons ATGACTCTGCTTCTCATTACCACACTGCTGTTCTCAG gtctgtgcagtctctcctcctgtgtgccaCGTCAGTTCCATGTGGTGAAGGAGGATAAGAACTGGACAGAAGCTCAGCGCTACTGCAAAGAGGAGTTCACTGACCTCGCCACCATAGACAACATGAGGGAGATGAAGATGTTAATTAGCACAATGAATGAAGCAGGTGCTGCATATATTTGGATTGGGCTGAAGCAGAGAAGCAGTCCTAAGTGGCAGTGGTCTCTGGCTGACAGGGATTTCTACAGAGAGGATGAGGCAGAGTTCAGGAAGTGGAACTCAGACCCGCCACAAGGAATGGATAAGAACTGCTCTGTGATGAGAACAGAAAATGGGAAATGGGACAGTAGGAAGTGTGGTGACACCAAGCCCTTCATCTGCTATGATG ACAAACTGGTTCTGGTTCGTGAGAATAAGACCTGGATAGAGGCGATGAAGTACTGCAGACAGCACCACGTGGACCTGGTGTCTGTGACCTCCGAGCGGATCCAGCGCTGGGTGAAGGAGCGGGCTAAAGGAGCCTCCAGTACCCACGTGTGGATGGGCCTGCAACACTCCTGCTACATGGGCTTCTGGTTCTGGGACAACGCCGAGACGGTCTGCTACAGCAACTGGGccccagagggagagacagagccgGACTGCACAGATGGACTGGAGCATCAGAGTGCCAGAGTGGGGGCAGTGAAGTCTGGAGGAGacggggagggagagtgggtcATGCTTCCACAGACCGAGAAACTCAACTTCATCTGCACCACTGAAG CTCAGTAG
- the LOC105912793 gene encoding macrophage mannose receptor 1 isoform X1 gives MTLLLITTLLFSGLCSLSSCVPRQFHVVKEDKNWTEAQRYCKEEFTDLATIDNMREMKMLISTMNEAGAAYIWIGLKQRSSPKWQWSLADRDFYREDEAEFRKWNSDPPQGMDKNCSVMRTENGKWDSRKCGDTKPFICYDEGNSTHTYVLVTLTNKNWADAQRYCREKHTDLASVRNEAENEKIKTILGDTYAAWIGLFRDAWEWSDGSTFSFRHWKTGEPNYGDSVDGFCAQITSSGHWNDVPCHNPSNFICYEDKLVLVRENKTWIEAMKYCRQHHVDLVSVTSERIQRWVKERAKGASSTHVWMGLQHSCYMGFWFWDNAETVCYSNWAPEGETEPDCTDGLEHQSARVGAVKSGGDGEGEWVMLPQTEKLNFICTTEAQ, from the exons ATGACTCTGCTTCTCATTACCACACTGCTGTTCTCAG gtctgtgcagtctctcctcctgtgtgccaCGTCAGTTCCATGTGGTGAAGGAGGATAAGAACTGGACAGAAGCTCAGCGCTACTGCAAAGAGGAGTTCACTGACCTCGCCACCATAGACAACATGAGGGAGATGAAGATGTTAATTAGCACAATGAATGAAGCAGGTGCTGCATATATTTGGATTGGGCTGAAGCAGAGAAGCAGTCCTAAGTGGCAGTGGTCTCTGGCTGACAGGGATTTCTACAGAGAGGATGAGGCAGAGTTCAGGAAGTGGAACTCAGACCCGCCACAAGGAATGGATAAGAACTGCTCTGTGATGAGAACAGAAAATGGGAAATGGGACAGTAGGAAGTGTGGTGACACCAAGCCCTTCATCTGCTATGATG AGGGGAACTCCACACATACCTATGTGCTGGTTACTCTTACTAATAAGAACTGGGCAGATGCTCAGAGatactgcagagagaaacacacagacctggccaGTGTGAGgaatgaggcagagaatgagaaGATAAAGACAATCCTAGGGGATACCTATGCAGCCTGGATTGGCCTGTTCAGAGATGCCTGGGAGTGGTCAGATGGCAGCACCTTCTCATTCCGCCACTGGAAAACTGGAGAACCCAATTATGGCGACAGTGTGGATGGGTTCTGCGCTCAAATTACTTCCAGTGGTCATTGGAACGATGTACCCTGCCACAATCCTTCAAACTTCATTTGCTATGAGG ACAAACTGGTTCTGGTTCGTGAGAATAAGACCTGGATAGAGGCGATGAAGTACTGCAGACAGCACCACGTGGACCTGGTGTCTGTGACCTCCGAGCGGATCCAGCGCTGGGTGAAGGAGCGGGCTAAAGGAGCCTCCAGTACCCACGTGTGGATGGGCCTGCAACACTCCTGCTACATGGGCTTCTGGTTCTGGGACAACGCCGAGACGGTCTGCTACAGCAACTGGGccccagagggagagacagagccgGACTGCACAGATGGACTGGAGCATCAGAGTGCCAGAGTGGGGGCAGTGAAGTCTGGAGGAGacggggagggagagtgggtcATGCTTCCACAGACCGAGAAACTCAACTTCATCTGCACCACTGAAG CTCAGTAG
- the LOC105912793 gene encoding macrophage mannose receptor 1 isoform X2, whose product MPERLCSLSSCVPRQFHVVKEDKNWTEAQRYCKEEFTDLATIDNMREMKMLISTMNEAGAAYIWIGLKQRSSPKWQWSLADRDFYREDEAEFRKWNSDPPQGMDKNCSVMRTENGKWDSRKCGDTKPFICYDEGNSTHTYVLVTLTNKNWADAQRYCREKHTDLASVRNEAENEKIKTILGDTYAAWIGLFRDAWEWSDGSTFSFRHWKTGEPNYGDSVDGFCAQITSSGHWNDVPCHNPSNFICYEDKLVLVRENKTWIEAMKYCRQHHVDLVSVTSERIQRWVKERAKGASSTHVWMGLQHSCYMGFWFWDNAETVCYSNWAPEGETEPDCTDGLEHQSARVGAVKSGGDGEGEWVMLPQTEKLNFICTTEAQ is encoded by the exons ATGCCCGAGC gtctgtgcagtctctcctcctgtgtgccaCGTCAGTTCCATGTGGTGAAGGAGGATAAGAACTGGACAGAAGCTCAGCGCTACTGCAAAGAGGAGTTCACTGACCTCGCCACCATAGACAACATGAGGGAGATGAAGATGTTAATTAGCACAATGAATGAAGCAGGTGCTGCATATATTTGGATTGGGCTGAAGCAGAGAAGCAGTCCTAAGTGGCAGTGGTCTCTGGCTGACAGGGATTTCTACAGAGAGGATGAGGCAGAGTTCAGGAAGTGGAACTCAGACCCGCCACAAGGAATGGATAAGAACTGCTCTGTGATGAGAACAGAAAATGGGAAATGGGACAGTAGGAAGTGTGGTGACACCAAGCCCTTCATCTGCTATGATG AGGGGAACTCCACACATACCTATGTGCTGGTTACTCTTACTAATAAGAACTGGGCAGATGCTCAGAGatactgcagagagaaacacacagacctggccaGTGTGAGgaatgaggcagagaatgagaaGATAAAGACAATCCTAGGGGATACCTATGCAGCCTGGATTGGCCTGTTCAGAGATGCCTGGGAGTGGTCAGATGGCAGCACCTTCTCATTCCGCCACTGGAAAACTGGAGAACCCAATTATGGCGACAGTGTGGATGGGTTCTGCGCTCAAATTACTTCCAGTGGTCATTGGAACGATGTACCCTGCCACAATCCTTCAAACTTCATTTGCTATGAGG ACAAACTGGTTCTGGTTCGTGAGAATAAGACCTGGATAGAGGCGATGAAGTACTGCAGACAGCACCACGTGGACCTGGTGTCTGTGACCTCCGAGCGGATCCAGCGCTGGGTGAAGGAGCGGGCTAAAGGAGCCTCCAGTACCCACGTGTGGATGGGCCTGCAACACTCCTGCTACATGGGCTTCTGGTTCTGGGACAACGCCGAGACGGTCTGCTACAGCAACTGGGccccagagggagagacagagccgGACTGCACAGATGGACTGGAGCATCAGAGTGCCAGAGTGGGGGCAGTGAAGTCTGGAGGAGacggggagggagagtgggtcATGCTTCCACAGACCGAGAAACTCAACTTCATCTGCACCACTGAAG CTCAGTAG